From a region of the Thermomicrobium roseum DSM 5159 genome:
- the thpR gene encoding RNA 2',3'-cyclic phosphodiesterase, translating to MRPRGRAAMREEWRLFAAIPVPDDVRQRVAAAIAHLQARGYRAKWVDPEATHLTVKFFGSVATDSLPDLTRALRKSVTGLARFELQVHGAGAFPHPLRPRVLWLGIDGETAPLAQLVEQVERSAGSFAEKTDERPFHPHLTLARVRPEDLATLRALPQELERLARLPPLPFTVDRLTLYRSELFRSGPRYTIIEEFLLR from the coding sequence ATGAGGCCACGAGGTCGTGCCGCCATGCGTGAAGAGTGGCGGCTTTTTGCCGCCATACCGGTTCCAGATGATGTGCGCCAGCGGGTCGCCGCGGCTATCGCGCATCTGCAAGCACGCGGGTACCGTGCCAAGTGGGTCGATCCGGAGGCAACGCACCTCACTGTCAAGTTCTTCGGATCGGTCGCGACGGATAGCCTGCCGGACCTCACGCGCGCGCTGCGTAAAAGCGTGACCGGTCTTGCTCGCTTCGAGCTCCAGGTGCATGGTGCGGGGGCGTTCCCACACCCACTGCGCCCGCGGGTCCTCTGGCTCGGCATCGATGGGGAGACGGCGCCGCTCGCTCAGCTCGTCGAGCAGGTCGAGCGTTCCGCTGGTTCCTTTGCTGAAAAGACCGACGAGCGGCCATTCCATCCGCATCTCACGCTTGCCCGCGTCCGGCCGGAGGACTTGGCGACGCTGCGTGCCCTGCCGCAGGAACTCGAGCGACTCGCTCGATTGCCGCCGCTCCCGTTCACCGTCGACCGGCTGACGTTGTATCGGAGCGAGCTCTTCCGTTCCGGGCCTCGCTACACCATCATTGAGGAGTTCCTGCTCCGATGA
- the pheA gene encoding prephenate dehydratase, with translation MRLAYLGPPGTFTEEAALRYAERESAELIPFSSMPALVSAVETGLADRAILPIENSLEGTVSTTVDLLIHETDLKICAELILPVRHFLLAHPGTRLEEIRVVLSHPQALAQCRRFLERCLPQAEQVAALSTAAAVAEVMRSEDRSRAAIGTLRAAELYGAVVLARDIQDQKSNATRFVVLAHQDAEPTGVDRTSLCFTVKRNVPGALVEVLNELAVANIQMTKVESRPMKSVLGEYVFLVDIEGHRKDPHIAAALERVAEKAAELKIFGSYPRDEDGLNGTRGSR, from the coding sequence GTGCGGCTCGCCTATCTGGGACCACCAGGAACCTTCACTGAAGAGGCAGCGTTGCGCTACGCGGAGCGGGAGTCGGCGGAACTGATCCCGTTCAGTTCCATGCCTGCCCTCGTTTCGGCTGTCGAGACGGGATTGGCCGACCGGGCCATCCTTCCCATCGAAAACTCTTTGGAGGGAACAGTCAGCACCACGGTCGATCTTCTCATCCACGAGACTGACCTCAAGATCTGTGCTGAACTGATCTTGCCGGTGCGGCACTTCCTGCTCGCTCATCCGGGTACGCGGCTGGAGGAGATCCGCGTCGTGCTCTCTCATCCACAGGCGTTGGCCCAATGCCGGCGCTTCCTCGAGCGCTGTCTGCCGCAGGCGGAGCAAGTGGCGGCGCTCAGCACGGCTGCGGCCGTCGCCGAGGTCATGCGCAGCGAGGACCGCTCCCGTGCGGCCATCGGGACGCTGCGGGCAGCCGAGCTTTACGGGGCAGTCGTCCTGGCCCGCGATATCCAGGATCAGAAGAGCAACGCCACGCGGTTCGTCGTCCTGGCTCACCAGGATGCCGAGCCGACCGGTGTCGATCGGACCTCCTTGTGCTTCACGGTCAAGCGCAACGTGCCGGGTGCTTTGGTCGAAGTCTTGAACGAACTCGCCGTCGCCAACATTCAGATGACCAAGGTCGAGAGTCGACCGATGAAATCAGTGCTGGGGGAATATGTTTTTTTGGTCGACATCGAAGGGCATCGCAAGGATCCGCACATCGCGGCTGCCCTCGAGCGGGTCGCCGAGAAGGCTGCTGAGCTGAAAATCTTCGGATCGTACCCGCGGGACGAGGACGGCTTGAATGGGACGCGCGGATCGCGCTGA
- a CDS encoding RsmD family RNA methyltransferase, whose protein sequence is MRVIGGSARGRRLKAPRGLRTRPMADKIREALFSMLDSLGIRPQRVLDLYAGSGAIGIETLSRGARWVDFVDRSAAACAVIRDNLTATGFADRGAVHCTTVQAFLRRPPREPYDFVIMDPPYADPTIHETMLAVARSPHVRDGTILVVGHSPRVPMPERLDGLEQLRDRCHGDSCVAIYVIRRGERAEAEDEGDP, encoded by the coding sequence ATGCGGGTGATCGGCGGAAGTGCCCGGGGGCGTCGGCTCAAAGCCCCGCGCGGGTTGCGCACGCGCCCGATGGCGGACAAGATCCGCGAGGCGCTGTTCAGCATGCTGGACTCGCTCGGCATCCGCCCGCAGCGGGTGCTCGATCTCTATGCCGGGAGTGGAGCGATCGGCATCGAAACGCTCTCGCGCGGTGCGCGCTGGGTCGACTTCGTGGACCGGAGCGCGGCGGCCTGCGCGGTGATCCGCGACAATCTGACTGCGACTGGCTTCGCTGATCGAGGGGCAGTGCATTGCACGACTGTTCAAGCCTTCCTGCGCCGGCCGCCCCGCGAGCCCTACGATTTCGTGATCATGGATCCTCCGTATGCCGATCCGACGATCCACGAGACGATGCTCGCTGTCGCGCGGTCCCCTCATGTTCGGGATGGGACCATCCTCGTGGTCGGCCACTCGCCGCGCGTACCGATGCCCGAACGGCTCGATGGTCTGGAGCAGCTCCGGGATCGCTGTCATGGCGACAGCTGCGTGGCGATTTACGTCATTCGGCGAGGTGAGCGAGCTGAAGCAGAAGACGAGGGGGATCCGTGA
- the coaD gene encoding pantetheine-phosphate adenylyltransferase yields MSHRALYPGTFDPITNGHVDVVQRAARLFDFLIVGIYAGHEGRAKQPLFSAEERRFLAEQALRHLPNVRVDVFSGLAVDYARAVGAQAIVRGLRAVSDFEYEFSLAHMYRHLAPDVDVVCLMTSSQYSFISSSMIKEVAQLGGNLTGLVPDHVAEALVQKFRTLVRE; encoded by the coding sequence GTGAGCCATAGAGCGCTCTATCCGGGAACGTTCGACCCGATCACCAACGGGCATGTCGATGTCGTGCAGCGGGCGGCGCGGCTGTTCGATTTTCTGATCGTCGGCATTTATGCTGGCCACGAGGGCCGAGCCAAGCAACCCCTCTTCAGCGCCGAGGAGCGTCGTTTTTTGGCCGAACAGGCATTGCGTCACCTGCCGAATGTGCGCGTTGACGTCTTCAGCGGGCTCGCGGTAGACTACGCTCGTGCCGTCGGGGCACAGGCGATCGTTCGGGGGCTGCGGGCAGTTTCCGACTTCGAGTACGAGTTCTCGCTGGCGCACATGTACCGTCATCTGGCGCCGGACGTGGATGTCGTGTGCCTGATGACGAGTTCGCAGTACTCCTTCATCAGCTCGAGCATGATCAAGGAGGTGGCGCAGCTCGGCGGGAACTTGACGGGCCTGGTCCCCGACCACGTGGCCGAGGCGCTGGTGCAGAAGTTCCGGACACTCGTACGGGAGTAG
- a CDS encoding methyl-accepting chemotaxis protein, whose translation MQRLLADSQRTRQDYEERLSYWRSVLPEGEIRQSLTEQAADPAREFFDIRDRQVIPALLAGETARAEELIWNELRPRFEAHRSAIDRTVELGYASVNNSEQSAEGVVARVNVLVPAVSLISALLATLLAALMARLLTKRLGHVAKALDELTTHDIPALERALGALARGDLRATVSFKVRPSELTGRDEVATLIGAYNRLQSALGNVEQSFRTLVEGLRDMVTSLRGAAALINDVGADVHRRVEQTTVAIQSMTGAAERVARGSADQANALTGLRQSLTELAQTSDALAKAAADQARVVHQAFELASEINRQNREAAQTARAVGRLATEHAQHAQRGQRAVERTLGAITRAQAKSTEAQKRVDEMVKHAQSIDQVLTIVRSITEQTNLLALNAAIEAARAGEAGRGFAVVTEEVRKLSANAAESTTHIAELVHQLQNSAASAGQAATESLEAMTGVVTETNTVSDLFESTAEAARELATLSERALTLAEQALKSVEYLRAQLEQAASTVEETSAGTAELATSVATISTTASQLSAIGEENAQASEHASNAMEEISHELSEVAHNAQALFQLAQQLLRETERFLLDQPVAHAQADSSRRLLPVDSVHSLGDGLALPVAASRTGSLMPAPSRWTNGHGEP comes from the coding sequence GTGCAGCGCCTCCTGGCCGATAGCCAGAGAACGCGCCAGGACTATGAAGAGCGGCTCTCCTATTGGAGAAGCGTACTGCCAGAAGGTGAGATCCGCCAGTCCTTGACCGAACAAGCAGCGGATCCTGCCCGCGAGTTCTTCGACATCCGCGATCGCCAGGTGATTCCCGCTCTCCTCGCCGGGGAGACAGCTCGTGCGGAGGAACTCATCTGGAACGAGCTTCGACCCCGTTTCGAGGCGCACCGCAGCGCAATCGACCGCACAGTCGAACTCGGGTACGCCTCGGTCAACAACTCGGAGCAGTCTGCCGAGGGTGTCGTCGCTCGAGTCAACGTTCTCGTTCCCGCTGTCAGTCTCATCAGCGCACTTTTGGCCACCCTCTTGGCCGCGCTCATGGCCCGCCTCTTGACCAAGCGCCTCGGACATGTGGCCAAGGCTCTCGACGAACTCACGACCCATGACATACCCGCCCTCGAGCGAGCGCTGGGTGCGCTCGCCCGCGGTGACCTGCGAGCGACCGTCTCGTTCAAAGTGCGGCCGAGCGAGCTGACTGGGCGAGACGAAGTAGCGACACTGATCGGAGCCTACAATCGTCTCCAGTCCGCTCTGGGTAATGTGGAACAGAGTTTTCGCACACTGGTCGAGGGCCTCCGCGACATGGTCACCAGCCTCAGAGGCGCGGCTGCTCTGATCAACGATGTCGGGGCTGACGTCCATCGGCGTGTCGAACAGACGACCGTCGCCATCCAGAGTATGACCGGCGCGGCTGAAAGAGTCGCCCGCGGAAGTGCCGATCAAGCCAATGCACTCACCGGATTGCGTCAGTCTTTGACCGAACTGGCTCAGACCAGTGACGCGCTCGCCAAGGCCGCTGCTGACCAAGCACGGGTCGTGCACCAGGCATTCGAGTTGGCTTCCGAGATCAACCGGCAGAATCGGGAGGCGGCGCAAACCGCCCGCGCGGTCGGTCGACTCGCAACAGAGCACGCCCAGCACGCACAGCGAGGACAGCGAGCGGTCGAGCGTACACTCGGCGCGATTACACGCGCTCAAGCCAAGAGCACCGAGGCGCAGAAGCGCGTGGACGAGATGGTCAAGCATGCACAATCGATCGATCAGGTGCTCACGATCGTTCGCTCCATCACCGAACAAACGAACCTGCTCGCACTCAACGCCGCGATCGAGGCAGCGCGAGCCGGGGAAGCAGGACGAGGATTCGCCGTGGTCACTGAAGAAGTCCGGAAGCTCTCCGCCAATGCTGCCGAAAGCACGACGCACATCGCCGAACTGGTCCACCAGTTGCAGAACTCGGCAGCGTCTGCCGGGCAGGCAGCGACCGAAAGCCTCGAGGCGATGACCGGAGTCGTTACCGAAACCAACACGGTCTCGGATCTCTTCGAATCCACCGCCGAGGCAGCCCGCGAACTCGCGACGTTGAGCGAGCGTGCACTCACCCTGGCCGAGCAAGCCCTGAAGAGTGTCGAATATCTGCGTGCACAACTCGAGCAAGCCGCATCGACAGTCGAGGAGACGAGCGCTGGGACTGCCGAACTCGCGACTTCCGTGGCAACCATCAGTACCACCGCTTCCCAGCTTTCTGCGATCGGGGAAGAGAATGCCCAGGCAAGCGAGCACGCGAGCAACGCGATGGAAGAGATCAGCCACGAACTCTCAGAGGTGGCTCACAATGCGCAAGCCCTGTTCCAGCTCGCCCAGCAGCTGCTCCGAGAGACGGAGCGCTTCCTCCTCGATCAGCCGGTTGCACACGCGCAAGCCGATTCCAGTCGGCGCCTGCTCCCAGTGGACTCCGTCCACTCCCTGGGCGACGGGCTTGCCCTTCCAGTGGCAGCGAGTCGTACCGGGTCGCTGATGCCTGCCCCCAGCCGGTGGACGAACGGTCATGGAGAGCCGTGA
- the trpE gene encoding anthranilate synthase component I, whose translation MTRTDAALRSPARRYHPSLEEVAVLAREATVIPIYRELDADLETPVSAFLKVASEPYAFLLESVEGGERLARYSFIGTDPFLLVELDRGCARLRRTGTRTAFAAPALASFGGADYYEPPTAEQVTTFSDPLRFLERLLARYRTVHLPGMPRFLGGAVGYLGYEAIRYFEPRVPAAPRDTLGMPEAVFLLVDSMLVFDHLEHTIAVVSHVHVEEGISLAQAYADAVERIERLVDRLRRPPVIPFGPGPVDPESVEARLRPHVEPAQYVAMVERAKEYIAAGDVIQVVLSQRQELETGAHPFTIYRALRRINPSPYMYFLRLGDDALIGASPEMLVRVDGRELSTHPIAGTRRRGRTPEEDAALAEELAADEKERAEHIMLVDLARNDIGRVAQPGTVHVPRLMVVERYSHVMHLVSEVAGRLREDLSALDALRSCFPAGTVSGAPKVRAMEIIAELEPEQRGPYAGAVGYVDFSGNLDTAITLRTIVMRGQRAFLQAGAGIVADSVPEFEHKECHHKMRALVRAIEQAERLETEQRGGRA comes from the coding sequence ATGACGAGAACGGATGCAGCTCTTCGCTCGCCAGCTCGCCGCTATCACCCCTCACTCGAAGAGGTGGCAGTCCTCGCGCGCGAAGCGACAGTGATCCCGATTTATCGCGAACTCGACGCTGACTTGGAGACACCTGTGTCGGCGTTCCTCAAGGTGGCCAGCGAGCCCTACGCTTTCCTCCTGGAAAGCGTCGAAGGTGGGGAGCGTCTCGCTCGCTATTCCTTCATCGGGACCGATCCGTTTCTGCTCGTCGAACTCGACCGCGGCTGCGCCCGTCTGCGCCGTACCGGCACCCGAACGGCCTTCGCCGCACCAGCCCTCGCCTCGTTCGGCGGTGCGGACTATTATGAGCCTCCCACGGCGGAGCAGGTGACGACCTTCAGCGATCCGCTCCGCTTCCTCGAGCGCTTGCTCGCACGTTATCGGACAGTCCACCTGCCGGGCATGCCGCGCTTCCTGGGTGGGGCGGTCGGCTACCTCGGTTACGAGGCCATTCGCTATTTCGAGCCGCGCGTTCCCGCAGCACCGCGCGACACGCTCGGAATGCCGGAAGCGGTCTTCCTCCTCGTCGACTCGATGCTCGTCTTCGATCATCTCGAGCATACGATCGCCGTGGTTAGCCACGTGCATGTGGAAGAGGGAATATCGCTCGCCCAAGCATACGCTGACGCGGTCGAACGGATCGAGCGGTTGGTCGATCGCTTGCGCCGGCCACCAGTCATCCCGTTCGGTCCCGGGCCGGTTGACCCGGAATCGGTCGAGGCTCGGCTTCGCCCGCACGTCGAGCCCGCTCAGTACGTCGCGATGGTCGAGCGAGCCAAGGAGTACATTGCGGCTGGCGACGTCATCCAGGTGGTCCTTTCCCAGCGCCAGGAACTGGAGACGGGTGCCCATCCGTTCACGATCTACCGAGCGCTCCGGCGGATCAATCCATCTCCATACATGTACTTTTTGCGCCTCGGTGACGATGCGCTGATCGGTGCGTCTCCCGAAATGCTCGTCCGAGTCGATGGTCGCGAGCTTTCCACCCATCCGATCGCCGGGACGCGACGGCGAGGTCGCACACCGGAAGAAGATGCCGCATTAGCGGAAGAGCTCGCTGCCGACGAAAAGGAGCGTGCTGAGCACATCATGCTCGTCGATCTGGCGCGCAACGATATCGGTCGTGTCGCTCAGCCCGGGACAGTGCATGTGCCCCGCCTCATGGTCGTCGAGCGGTACAGTCACGTCATGCACCTCGTCAGCGAGGTAGCTGGCCGGCTCCGCGAGGACCTGAGCGCGCTCGATGCGCTGCGTAGCTGTTTCCCGGCCGGAACGGTCAGCGGTGCGCCGAAGGTTCGCGCCATGGAGATCATCGCTGAACTGGAACCAGAACAACGCGGTCCCTATGCGGGAGCCGTCGGCTACGTCGACTTCAGCGGCAACTTGGATACCGCGATTACGCTCCGAACGATCGTGATGCGAGGCCAACGGGCCTTTCTCCAAGCAGGAGCGGGGATCGTCGCTGATAGCGTGCCGGAATTCGAACACAAGGAATGCCATCACAAGATGCGGGCACTGGTGCGCGCCATCGAGCAGGCCGAACGATTGGAAACCGAACAGCGAGGAGGTCGTGCATGA
- a CDS encoding anthranilate synthase component II, producing MILVIDNYDSFTFNLVQYLAELGADLVVFRNDAVTVEEIEDLAPAGIVVSPGPCTPREAGISVPVIQRFRGRVPILGVCLGHQAIGAAYGARIVRAPRLMHGKTSWITHDGKGVFAGLPNPFLATRYHSLMVEEESLPEDLVVTARSEDGVIMGVRDRTGLVEGVQFHPESILTAVGKELLRNFLHQVDTHQRELVSSKGGTA from the coding sequence ATGATCCTCGTGATCGATAACTACGACTCGTTTACCTTCAACCTGGTCCAGTATCTGGCTGAGTTGGGTGCCGACCTCGTAGTGTTCCGCAACGATGCAGTGACCGTCGAGGAGATCGAGGATCTCGCGCCTGCTGGCATCGTCGTCTCGCCGGGGCCCTGCACACCGCGTGAGGCGGGGATCTCGGTACCGGTCATCCAGCGTTTTCGTGGTCGCGTGCCGATCCTCGGTGTCTGCCTCGGACACCAGGCGATCGGGGCAGCCTACGGAGCGCGCATCGTTCGGGCTCCCCGACTCATGCACGGCAAGACGAGCTGGATCACGCATGACGGGAAGGGAGTGTTCGCTGGCTTGCCGAACCCGTTCCTGGCTACCCGCTATCACTCGCTCATGGTGGAGGAGGAAAGCCTGCCGGAGGACCTCGTGGTCACAGCCCGGAGCGAGGATGGCGTGATCATGGGAGTACGCGATCGGACAGGGCTCGTCGAGGGAGTGCAGTTCCACCCGGAATCGATTCTCACGGCGGTCGGTAAAGAACTGCTCCGCAACTTTCTGCACCAGGTCGACACGCACCAGCGCGAGCTCGTCTCTTCGAAAGGGGGTACCGCATGA
- the trpD gene encoding anthranilate phosphoribosyltransferase — protein sequence MIGSVLQKVVAGQILDIDEAMEAMSAIMTGEATPAQIAALVTALRMRGERETEIAGFVKGLRAHMIPVELQLAQPVIDVVGTGGDGNRTFNISTATAFVVAGAGVPVAKHGNRAMSSRAGSADVLEALGVRIDLNPSAVARCVEEAGIGFMFAQRFHPALRHAAPVRRELGFRTVFNVLGPLANPARVRYQLLGVAMPELVETVARVLALLDVEHALVVHSADGLDEISLGAPTTVYEVRRNGTVEVRRWTLEPESLGLERVPSDALRGGTAEENARIVRAVLEGARGPARDVVLLNAAAALVAADAAQSLAEGLELARHAIDSGAALDRLERLKVLSNALAEAEVPS from the coding sequence ATGATCGGATCGGTGCTGCAGAAGGTCGTTGCAGGCCAGATCCTGGACATCGACGAGGCGATGGAGGCGATGAGCGCCATCATGACGGGGGAGGCTACCCCAGCACAGATCGCGGCGCTGGTGACCGCACTCCGCATGCGTGGCGAGCGTGAAACCGAGATCGCTGGCTTCGTCAAAGGGCTGCGAGCCCACATGATCCCGGTGGAACTCCAGCTTGCGCAGCCGGTCATCGATGTCGTGGGGACCGGTGGTGACGGGAACCGGACCTTCAACATCTCCACGGCGACTGCTTTCGTCGTTGCTGGTGCGGGGGTTCCGGTCGCCAAGCATGGCAACCGGGCGATGTCCAGCCGAGCCGGATCGGCTGACGTCTTGGAGGCATTGGGCGTCCGGATCGACCTGAACCCGAGCGCGGTGGCACGCTGTGTCGAGGAGGCAGGGATCGGCTTCATGTTCGCCCAGCGTTTCCATCCCGCGCTGCGGCATGCGGCGCCGGTGCGGCGAGAACTCGGCTTTCGAACGGTCTTCAACGTGCTCGGCCCTCTCGCGAATCCAGCCCGCGTGCGCTACCAGCTTCTCGGAGTCGCGATGCCTGAACTCGTGGAGACGGTGGCGCGGGTTCTCGCCCTGCTGGATGTCGAGCATGCGCTGGTCGTCCACTCGGCGGATGGTTTGGACGAGATCAGCCTCGGCGCGCCGACGACGGTGTACGAGGTCCGGCGCAACGGGACAGTCGAGGTCCGACGTTGGACGCTCGAGCCAGAGTCGCTCGGGCTCGAGCGGGTTCCCAGCGATGCGCTGCGTGGCGGCACTGCCGAAGAGAATGCGCGCATCGTTCGTGCTGTCCTGGAGGGAGCGCGCGGCCCAGCACGCGATGTGGTGTTGCTCAACGCGGCTGCCGCGCTCGTTGCGGCGGACGCGGCGCAGTCGCTCGCCGAGGGATTGGAATTGGCTCGCCACGCGATCGACAGTGGTGCCGCGCTGGACCGCCTGGAGCGGCTGAAGGTGCTCTCCAACGCGCTGGCTGAGGCGGAGGTGCCCTCGTGA
- the trpC gene encoding indole-3-glycerol phosphate synthase TrpC, translating into MTRTGTVLDRIVERTSADLAERRRRVPEGALRAQAHEQAPPVPLVPALRADRVSVIAEVKRGSPSRGLFAPEADAAAVAMDYLAGGAAALSVLTDEPFFHGSLKDLAVVARLAHASPGPVPVLRKDFLLDPYQIVEARAHGADAVLLIVAVLDRWQLAELLGVTWELGMEALVEVHDESELATAVEAGARVIGINNRDLRTFTVDLTVSERLAPLVPADRVVVAESGIHSVADVERLARAGIDAILVGEALMMAPDRRAIVQALGSVEVVRCRGS; encoded by the coding sequence GTGACACGAACGGGAACCGTCCTCGACCGCATCGTCGAGCGAACGAGTGCGGACCTGGCTGAGCGTCGCCGCCGGGTACCAGAGGGTGCACTCCGGGCACAGGCCCACGAGCAAGCGCCGCCGGTCCCGTTGGTACCGGCCTTGCGCGCTGATCGAGTCAGCGTCATCGCCGAAGTCAAGCGCGGCTCCCCCTCGCGTGGCCTCTTCGCTCCTGAGGCTGATGCTGCTGCAGTGGCGATGGACTATCTCGCGGGTGGGGCCGCTGCTCTCTCGGTGCTGACTGACGAACCCTTTTTCCACGGGAGTCTCAAGGATCTCGCAGTGGTTGCACGGCTGGCGCATGCCAGCCCGGGACCCGTACCGGTTCTGCGCAAAGATTTCCTGCTCGATCCCTATCAGATCGTGGAGGCGCGGGCCCATGGTGCAGACGCCGTCCTCCTGATCGTCGCAGTGCTCGATCGCTGGCAGCTCGCCGAGCTCCTCGGCGTCACCTGGGAATTGGGCATGGAGGCGCTCGTCGAAGTGCATGACGAGTCGGAGTTGGCGACCGCAGTGGAAGCCGGTGCCCGGGTCATCGGGATCAACAACCGCGATCTCCGGACCTTCACGGTCGACCTGACGGTCAGCGAGCGGCTGGCGCCGCTCGTTCCGGCCGATCGGGTCGTGGTCGCCGAGAGTGGCATCCATTCAGTCGCTGATGTCGAACGGCTGGCGCGGGCTGGTATCGATGCGATTCTGGTCGGTGAGGCGTTGATGATGGCGCCGGATCGTCGTGCGATCGTGCAGGCACTGGGGAGCGTGGAGGTGGTCCGATGCCGGGGCTCGTGA
- a CDS encoding phosphoribosylanthranilate isomerase — translation MPGLVKLCGMRTPEDARAAIETGADLIGLVFAPSRRRVSLEEARAICRTVRESRNPPRIVGLFVDAPVDEIAMIASALELDLVQLHGNEPPEVLARLGWPALKAIRLRPGESLEAACDRIAPYFSRERNPLAILLDAYHPSLLGGTGQIVDWTLAAELAARFPIILAGGLRPETVAEAIALVRPLGVDVSSGIERDGHKDPQLMQAFVAAARRAFLTLDRPAEIRIGGMR, via the coding sequence ATGCCGGGGCTCGTGAAACTCTGCGGTATGCGAACGCCGGAGGACGCACGAGCAGCGATCGAGACCGGCGCGGATCTCATCGGATTGGTCTTCGCGCCGAGCCGGCGTCGGGTTTCGCTCGAAGAGGCTCGCGCCATCTGCCGAACGGTACGGGAGTCGCGGAATCCGCCGCGCATCGTTGGACTCTTCGTCGATGCTCCCGTCGACGAGATCGCGATGATCGCGAGCGCGCTCGAGCTCGATCTCGTCCAGCTCCACGGGAACGAGCCGCCAGAGGTTCTCGCCCGGCTCGGTTGGCCAGCCCTGAAAGCGATCCGGCTGCGGCCAGGCGAAAGCCTGGAGGCAGCCTGCGACCGCATCGCGCCGTACTTCAGTCGAGAACGGAACCCGCTCGCGATCCTGCTCGATGCCTATCATCCGTCCCTCTTGGGTGGGACCGGCCAGATCGTCGACTGGACGCTGGCAGCCGAACTCGCTGCGCGCTTTCCGATCATCTTGGCTGGCGGATTGCGCCCAGAGACGGTAGCGGAAGCGATCGCGCTCGTCCGGCCGCTGGGTGTGGATGTTTCCAGCGGGATCGAGCGCGACGGGCACAAGGACCCTCAGCTGATGCAGGCGTTCGTCGCGGCAGCGCGCCGCGCGTTCCTGACCCTCGATCGACCGGCGGAGATACGGATCGGAGGAATGCGATGA
- the trpB gene encoding tryptophan synthase subunit beta gives MTTRTQPVRQLPDERGRFGEFGGMYAPVTLLPAIEELIAAYEDARRDPAFQAEFERLLRDFVGRPTPLYYAASLTETVGGARIFLKREDLAHTGAHKINNAVGQGLLAKRMGKPRVIAETGAGQHGVATATVCAMLGLECVVYMGELDVQRQSLNVFRMKLLGAEVRPVSSGSRTLKDAMNEAIRDWVTNVRTTYYLVGSVAGMHPYPMIVRDFQSVIGKETREQVLAAVGRLPDAVVACVGGGSNAIGIFSAFLEDESVELHGAEAAGEGIETGRHAASLTAGRVGVLHGSRSFVLQDEDGQIVEAHSIAAGLDYPGVGPEHAYLKVTGRAQYHAITDAEALAAFQLLCRTEGIIPALESAHAIALAVRLAKERPRDQVIVVNLSGRGDKDMQTVASALGVTL, from the coding sequence ATGACGACCAGAACCCAGCCAGTACGACAGCTTCCCGACGAGCGTGGGCGCTTTGGGGAATTCGGGGGCATGTATGCGCCAGTGACGCTCCTGCCAGCGATCGAGGAACTGATCGCGGCGTACGAGGATGCCCGCCGTGATCCTGCTTTCCAGGCCGAGTTCGAGCGATTGTTGCGCGACTTCGTCGGCCGCCCCACGCCACTCTATTACGCTGCGAGTCTGACCGAGACGGTGGGAGGTGCCCGCATCTTCCTCAAGCGGGAAGACCTCGCGCACACCGGCGCACACAAGATCAACAACGCGGTCGGCCAGGGTCTCCTGGCCAAGCGCATGGGGAAGCCGCGCGTGATTGCCGAGACCGGTGCTGGGCAGCATGGAGTTGCGACCGCGACCGTCTGTGCCATGCTCGGTCTCGAGTGCGTCGTGTACATGGGCGAACTCGACGTGCAGCGTCAGTCGCTCAACGTCTTCCGCATGAAGCTGCTGGGGGCAGAAGTCCGACCGGTCAGTTCGGGAAGCCGCACGCTCAAGGACGCGATGAACGAGGCGATCCGCGACTGGGTCACCAACGTGCGGACCACCTATTATCTCGTGGGGTCGGTCGCTGGGATGCACCCGTACCCGATGATCGTGCGCGATTTCCAGTCGGTGATCGGGAAAGAAACGCGCGAGCAGGTTTTGGCCGCAGTGGGACGCTTGCCTGACGCGGTCGTTGCCTGCGTCGGTGGGGGGTCGAACGCAATCGGTATCTTTTCAGCCTTCCTGGAAGACGAGTCGGTCGAACTGCACGGTGCCGAAGCTGCTGGAGAAGGGATCGAGACCGGACGGCATGCGGCCAGCTTGACGGCTGGTCGTGTCGGCGTGCTGCATGGCTCGCGGTCGTTCGTGTTGCAGGACGAGGATGGGCAGATCGTCGAAGCGCACAGTATCGCGGCTGGCCTCGACTATCCGGGGGTGGGGCCGGAGCATGCCTATCTCAAGGTGACGGGTCGCGCGCAGTACCACGCGATCACCGATGCGGAGGCTCTCGCGGCGTTCCAGCTGCTCTGCCGGACAGAGGGAATCATCCCGGCCTTGGAATCGGCTCATGCGATCGCTCTGGCGGTGCGGTTGGCCAAGGAGCGGCCGCGCGACCAGGTCATCGTGGTCAATCTCTCCGGACGAGGCGATAAGGATATGCAGACGGTCGCGAGTGCGCTGGGGGTGACACTGTGA